From the genome of Ignavibacteriales bacterium, one region includes:
- the nrfD gene encoding polysulfide reductase NrfD — protein MQELTTTRHNPQIDPFTAVWGWEIPVYLFLGGMVAGMMIIAGYFLFKEKHKNSDSIANYIPLISIVFLSLGLGALFLDLEHKLFVWRLYTTFKISSPMSWGAWILILVYPLIFANMIMVPPSFLANRFPQVNKITDYINSRPHLIQNIGIGNMLLGGMLGVYTGVLLSAMGSRPLWNTSILWVLFLISGLSTAAAFVHMIAKNVQERELLAKADNGFIVIEMFVIVLMLIGLATSSQAQIQAAQLLLGGPYTAPFWVFVVGMGLVVPLIIQLLAVNHKINHTPIAPIMVILGGLILRFIIVAAGQYSHYLNAHFN, from the coding sequence ATGCAAGAATTAACAACAACACGGCACAATCCGCAGATTGATCCTTTCACAGCAGTATGGGGTTGGGAGATTCCTGTTTATCTTTTTCTCGGCGGAATGGTTGCCGGGATGATGATCATAGCGGGTTATTTTTTATTTAAAGAGAAACATAAAAATTCGGATAGTATTGCTAATTATATCCCGTTAATAAGTATTGTGTTTTTAAGTTTGGGACTTGGTGCTCTCTTCCTCGATTTAGAGCATAAACTTTTTGTGTGGCGACTTTACACAACTTTCAAGATCTCCTCACCAATGTCATGGGGTGCTTGGATTTTGATTTTGGTTTATCCTTTGATATTTGCAAATATGATTATGGTGCCTCCGTCATTTCTTGCGAATCGTTTCCCTCAAGTAAATAAAATTACCGATTACATCAATTCACGACCGCACCTAATACAAAATATTGGAATTGGAAATATGCTGCTTGGCGGTATGCTTGGTGTTTACACCGGCGTTCTGCTAAGTGCCATGGGCTCACGTCCTTTGTGGAATACTTCAATTCTTTGGGTTCTTTTTCTTATCTCCGGATTGTCCACTGCCGCAGCTTTCGTTCATATGATTGCAAAAAATGTTCAAGAAAGGGAATTACTTGCTAAAGCCGATAACGGATTTATAGTGATAGAAATGTTTGTAATAGTCCTTATGCTGATCGGTCTTGCAACTTCTTCACAAGCTCAAATTCAAGCTGCGCAACTTTTACTAGGCGGTCCTTACACAGCTCCTTTCTGGGTTTTTGTAGTTGGAATGGGCTTGGTTGTGCCACTCATTATTCAACTCTTGGCAGTTAATCATAAAATTAATCATACACCTATCGCACCGATAATGGTAATTCTGGGCGGATTGATATTACGATTTATAATTGTTGCTGCGGGACAGTACAGTCATTATCTCAATGCTCATTTTAATTAA
- a CDS encoding UDP-glucose/GDP-mannose dehydrogenase family protein, with amino-acid sequence MNLSVIGTGYVGLVSGTCFAEMGNQVICVDNNQDKLQKLNAGEIPIYEPGLEMLFHRNVEKKRIIFTDDLKKAVIESEVIFLCLPTPQDEDGSAELKYVFGVVEEIGNILKTSGTKDFKIIVNKSTVPVGTSARLTRIIEKYGIKYFEVVSNPEFLREGFAVDDFMKPDRIVVGTRTQKVFEKMCALYEPFVRQGNPILEMDPESSEVTKYAANSYLAMRITYMNELANFCESVGANVDLVRKGIGADTRIGKRFLFPGIGYGGSCFPKDVNALIKTSEEHNSPIRLLKVVDEVNKLQKLILIKKVLKHFDRDIKGKKFAVWGLAFKPNTDDMRDAPSITIIKELVRLGAKVSAYDPAAMDNAKYYLDDILEYSQDQYAVLKNADALLTLTEWNEFRNPDFDRIKSELKSSIIFDGRNIFDTKKMAELGFVYFSIGRKPVGI; translated from the coding sequence ATGAATTTATCAGTTATCGGAACAGGTTATGTTGGGCTTGTAAGCGGAACGTGTTTTGCAGAGATGGGCAACCAGGTTATTTGTGTTGATAACAATCAAGATAAATTACAGAAGTTGAATGCCGGGGAAATTCCAATTTATGAACCCGGTTTGGAAATGCTGTTCCATCGAAATGTTGAGAAGAAAAGAATAATCTTCACCGACGATCTAAAAAAAGCTGTCATTGAATCTGAGGTAATTTTTCTCTGCCTACCAACTCCACAGGATGAAGACGGTTCCGCTGAACTTAAATATGTTTTTGGAGTTGTTGAAGAGATTGGAAATATCCTAAAGACTTCCGGGACTAAGGATTTTAAGATTATCGTAAATAAAAGCACTGTGCCTGTCGGAACCTCTGCCAGATTGACAAGAATTATTGAAAAGTATGGAATCAAATATTTTGAGGTTGTCTCTAATCCGGAGTTCTTACGCGAAGGATTTGCAGTTGATGATTTTATGAAACCCGATAGAATTGTTGTTGGAACACGGACTCAAAAAGTTTTCGAAAAAATGTGTGCGCTCTATGAACCTTTCGTACGGCAAGGAAACCCGATATTGGAAATGGATCCGGAAAGTTCCGAAGTAACTAAGTATGCGGCTAATTCATACCTAGCAATGCGCATCACTTATATGAATGAACTTGCAAATTTTTGCGAATCTGTTGGCGCAAACGTTGATTTGGTAAGGAAGGGAATTGGCGCCGATACTAGAATAGGAAAAAGATTTCTTTTTCCGGGTATTGGATATGGAGGCTCTTGCTTTCCGAAAGATGTAAATGCATTAATTAAAACTTCGGAAGAACACAACTCACCAATTCGATTACTCAAAGTTGTTGATGAAGTAAATAAACTTCAAAAACTAATTCTTATAAAAAAGGTTTTGAAACATTTTGACCGTGATATAAAAGGTAAAAAATTTGCAGTCTGGGGACTGGCTTTCAAACCGAATACAGACGATATGCGTGATGCACCATCTATCACAATCATCAAAGAATTAGTGCGGCTTGGTGCCAAAGTTTCTGCTTATGATCCTGCAGCTATGGATAATGCTAAATATTATTTGGATGACATTCTTGAATATTCACAAGATCAGTATGCAGTTCTAAAAAATGCAGATGCTCTTCTTACTTTGACCGAGTGGAATGAATTTCGCAATCCGGATTTCGACCGTATCAAATCCGAATTAAAATCTTCAATAATTTTCGATGGTAGAAATATTTTTGATACAAAAAAGATGGCGGAGTTAGGATTTGTGTATTTCAGCATTGGAAGAAAACCGGTAGGAATATAA
- a CDS encoding rhodanese-like domain-containing protein, whose product MKEWFMKLSRSKKLAMAAAFLGIIALFIANPTDDNKIYVNAKEMALSTVKDQDKIDVMTLADWLIKEKSDFTLVDLRNEKEYSEYNIPTSVNIRMEDLLGSGLMRNQTILLYGIDDISAAQAWFVLKSSNYKGVYILSGGLNEWKNQILFPKLALNATPEQTAAFEKAKQISAYFGGTPQLATAEQTTSAASPTIKPTTPVLPKLSTPAVGGKAVKKKKEGC is encoded by the coding sequence ATGAAAGAATGGTTTATGAAACTAAGCAGATCAAAAAAATTAGCGATGGCTGCTGCTTTTCTAGGAATTATCGCGCTCTTTATAGCTAATCCAACAGACGATAATAAAATTTATGTAAATGCGAAAGAGATGGCACTATCAACCGTTAAAGATCAAGACAAAATTGATGTAATGACTTTAGCGGATTGGCTGATCAAAGAAAAATCGGATTTTACTTTAGTGGATTTAAGAAATGAAAAAGAATATTCCGAATACAACATTCCTACTTCAGTTAATATTAGGATGGAAGATTTGCTCGGTTCAGGATTAATGAGAAATCAAACTATTCTTCTTTATGGTATTGATGACATATCTGCAGCACAAGCTTGGTTTGTACTAAAGAGCAGTAATTATAAAGGTGTCTATATTCTTTCCGGCGGATTGAATGAATGGAAAAATCAAATTTTATTTCCGAAGCTAGCATTAAATGCAACACCGGAACAAACAGCAGCATTTGAAAAAGCAAAACAGATTAGCGCATACTTTGGCGGTACGCCTCAATTAGCAACAGCAGAACAGACAACATCGGCGGCTTCGCCAACTATAAAACCAACAACTCCGGTATTGCCAAAACTTTCTACTCCCGCTGTTGGTGGAAAAGCTGTAAAGAAAAAGAAAGAAGGTTGCTAA
- the bshA gene encoding N-acetyl-alpha-D-glucosaminyl L-malate synthase BshA, producing the protein MKIGITCYPTYGGSGVVATELGLALAALGHQVHFISYAIPHRLTGFYENVFFHEVELSTYPLFEHSLYDLALTSKMLEVFEFEDLDLMHVHYAIPHAVSAYLAQQVLRKSGKNLKFITTLHGTDITLVGLEPSFMPLVKFSIEESNGVTTVSRFLKEKTLTNYNIKKEIEVIYNFIDIDKYKNQESEVFRKHIAPNDEKVLVHTSNFRQVKRVADTIRVLEKVKKEIPTKLVLVGDGPERSDCERLARELDLQKDVVFLGKQDGLVEILNAADLFLMPSQSESFGLSALEAMACGVPVVSTSVGGLPELNIHNETGYIAEIGDIDRMAKYAIELLTNEKRYKSFSKNSRDRAVNNFDKNLIVPKYVEYYEKVLNS; encoded by the coding sequence GGAATTACGTGTTACCCCACTTACGGCGGCAGCGGCGTTGTAGCAACAGAATTGGGTTTAGCTTTAGCGGCACTTGGACATCAAGTTCATTTTATCAGCTACGCCATTCCTCATAGACTAACCGGATTTTATGAAAATGTTTTCTTTCACGAAGTAGAACTTAGCACCTATCCATTGTTTGAACATTCTCTGTATGATTTAGCTTTGACAAGCAAGATGCTGGAAGTATTTGAATTCGAGGACTTGGATTTGATGCATGTACATTACGCAATACCGCACGCAGTTAGCGCATACCTTGCTCAACAAGTTTTACGCAAGTCAGGTAAAAATTTAAAATTCATTACAACACTGCATGGAACCGATATTACTCTTGTTGGTCTTGAACCTTCATTTATGCCGCTCGTAAAATTCAGCATCGAAGAGAGCAACGGCGTAACTACAGTTTCCCGTTTTTTAAAAGAGAAGACGCTGACTAATTATAACATCAAAAAAGAAATTGAGGTTATCTATAACTTCATTGATATTGATAAATATAAGAATCAAGAGAGTGAAGTTTTCCGTAAACATATAGCACCAAACGACGAAAAAGTTTTGGTTCATACTTCAAATTTCCGGCAAGTTAAAAGAGTTGCCGATACAATCCGGGTTCTAGAAAAAGTGAAAAAAGAAATTCCAACGAAATTAGTACTTGTGGGTGATGGTCCAGAAAGATCGGATTGCGAACGTCTTGCAAGAGAACTCGATTTGCAGAAAGATGTTGTATTTCTTGGCAAGCAGGATGGTCTTGTAGAAATTTTGAATGCGGCGGATCTATTTCTGATGCCGTCTCAATCAGAAAGTTTTGGATTATCTGCACTAGAGGCAATGGCGTGCGGCGTTCCGGTTGTTAGTACCTCTGTTGGCGGTTTGCCGGAATTAAATATTCACAACGAAACCGGTTATATTGCAGAGATTGGAGATATTGACCGGATGGCAAAGTACGCAATTGAATTACTGACAAACGAGAAACGGTATAAATCGTTTTCAAAAAATTCCCGTGACCGTGCAGTTAATAATTTTGATAAGAATTTAATTGTACCGAAGTATGTTGAGTATTATGAAAAGGTTCTAAATTCATAA
- a CDS encoding outer membrane protein transport protein has protein sequence MKKHFRFLLVLAVFSFMSQSIFATDGYFRHGFGIKYSALAGAGSALSLSSIGAATNPASLASLGNRFDVDFAVFSPARQFTVTGNPSGYPGTFGLMPGTTESESNYFYMPTLGVNYKVQDNMALGLMFYGNGGMNSDYPKQIFGDPSSPGTGVNIEQMFIGLTFAAKVDANQSLGITGLFGYQRFAAKGLAAFSMFSSDSKSLTGNRVSTSSGFGVRVGYQGTYADHFMIGASYQTKMSMSAFDGYKGLFAEKGDFDVPANWVVGIATDVIKDFTFAFDVRQILYSAVRSINNPMIPNIMTAPLGADNGAGFGWKNMTIYKFGVMYKGIQDWTFMGGFSYGKEPISETEVMFNILAPGVIESHLTFGVSKMITKTNELNVAFMYALPKEVAGANPLEAPGLQTIVLKMSQWQLEFGYAFSF, from the coding sequence ATGAAAAAGCATTTCAGATTTCTTCTTGTCTTAGCGGTATTTTCATTTATGAGCCAAAGTATTTTTGCAACCGATGGATATTTTCGTCATGGTTTCGGAATTAAATATTCCGCACTAGCAGGTGCAGGTTCAGCTTTATCATTAAGTTCTATAGGAGCTGCAACAAACCCGGCAAGTTTAGCGTCATTAGGAAATCGTTTTGATGTCGACTTTGCAGTTTTCAGTCCTGCTCGTCAGTTCACAGTTACAGGAAACCCATCCGGTTATCCGGGAACATTTGGATTAATGCCCGGAACAACTGAAAGTGAATCAAATTATTTCTATATGCCAACCTTGGGTGTAAATTATAAGGTTCAAGATAATATGGCTTTAGGATTAATGTTTTATGGTAATGGTGGAATGAACTCGGATTATCCAAAACAAATTTTTGGAGATCCTTCATCTCCTGGAACCGGAGTTAATATTGAACAAATGTTTATTGGTTTGACCTTTGCAGCAAAAGTTGATGCTAATCAATCTCTTGGAATAACTGGATTATTCGGTTATCAAAGATTTGCGGCAAAAGGATTGGCAGCATTCTCAATGTTTTCAAGTGACTCCAAAAGCTTAACAGGCAATAGAGTCAGCACATCATCTGGTTTTGGGGTACGTGTTGGTTATCAAGGAACATATGCAGATCATTTTATGATCGGTGCTTCATATCAAACAAAAATGAGCATGAGCGCATTTGACGGTTACAAAGGATTATTTGCAGAGAAAGGTGATTTTGATGTACCTGCAAACTGGGTTGTAGGTATTGCAACAGATGTCATAAAAGATTTCACATTTGCTTTTGATGTCCGACAAATACTTTACAGCGCAGTAAGATCAATTAACAATCCAATGATTCCAAATATAATGACTGCACCTTTAGGCGCTGACAACGGAGCGGGATTCGGTTGGAAGAATATGACAATTTATAAATTTGGTGTGATGTATAAAGGCATTCAAGATTGGACCTTTATGGGCGGATTTTCTTATGGCAAAGAACCAATATCAGAAACGGAAGTAATGTTTAATATTCTTGCACCTGGAGTCATTGAGAGCCATCTAACTTTTGGTGTATCTAAGATGATTACTAAAACGAATGAATTGAATGTTGCTTTTATGTATGCTTTGCCAAAAGAAGTTGCTGGTGCTAATCCATTAGAAGCACCGGGTCTTCAAACTATTGTTTTAAAAATGAGCCAGTGGCAATTGGAATTTGGGTACGCATTTAGTTTCTAA
- a CDS encoding YeeE/YedE thiosulfate transporter family protein has translation MNSQKEKSHVEKHHEPKPYSNPYVTGVGLGLVLLAAFLIMGRGLGASGAVSTLVAVGVEKVAPEHAASNNFYKEYIGDGTTNPLKDWLLFEVIGVVVGGFISGSLAHRIKRTTEKGPNVSVRTRLIYAFVGGSIMGFGAKLARGCTSGLALTGGALLSLGGWAFMLAVFGGGYAVAFFVRRQWL, from the coding sequence ATGAATTCACAAAAAGAAAAATCTCATGTAGAAAAACATCATGAGCCGAAGCCGTATTCGAATCCCTACGTTACCGGCGTTGGTTTAGGACTTGTTCTACTTGCAGCATTTTTAATTATGGGACGTGGGCTCGGAGCTTCCGGAGCAGTTTCAACTCTTGTTGCAGTAGGTGTTGAAAAAGTTGCGCCCGAACATGCTGCTTCAAATAATTTTTATAAAGAGTACATAGGCGATGGAACTACAAATCCTCTTAAAGATTGGCTCTTATTTGAAGTTATTGGTGTTGTTGTCGGGGGATTTATTTCCGGTTCTCTCGCACACAGAATTAAACGTACAACAGAAAAAGGTCCAAATGTTTCCGTAAGAACAAGATTGATTTATGCTTTTGTTGGCGGATCAATAATGGGTTTCGGCGCAAAGTTGGCGCGTGGATGCACGAGCGGATTAGCACTTACAGGCGGTGCATTACTTAGTCTTGGCGGCTGGGCTTTCATGTTAGCAGTATTCGGCGGTGGTTATGCTGTTGCATTTTTCGTAAGGAGGCAATGGTTATGA
- the rfbC gene encoding dTDP-4-dehydrorhamnose 3,5-epimerase: MIFEKTFIDGLIVVKPDVFQDERGYFFEAFNLEKFINGGINKSFVQDNISKSSKGTVRGLHYQIGEYAQGKLCSVVVGKVLDIAVDIRFGSPTFGKYFAVELNEEIKNQLWIPPGFAHGFSVLSDSAIFSYKCSALYNKQSERAILFNDSDLKIDWKVDKPIVSEKDLQAKLFKEIEKDFLY; this comes from the coding sequence TTGATATTCGAAAAAACTTTTATAGACGGGTTGATTGTGGTTAAACCCGATGTTTTTCAAGACGAACGCGGTTATTTTTTTGAAGCATTCAACCTGGAAAAATTTATAAATGGCGGAATTAATAAATCATTTGTTCAGGATAACATTTCCAAATCATCAAAAGGAACTGTCCGTGGATTGCATTATCAAATTGGTGAATATGCTCAAGGTAAGTTATGCAGTGTGGTTGTGGGAAAAGTGTTAGATATTGCTGTTGATATTCGATTCGGATCCCCAACATTCGGTAAGTATTTTGCTGTTGAGCTAAATGAGGAAATAAAAAATCAGTTGTGGATTCCTCCCGGATTTGCTCACGGTTTTTCTGTCCTTTCAGATTCAGCGATTTTTAGTTATAAATGTTCGGCGCTCTACAACAAACAATCTGAGCGCGCAATTCTGTTCAACGATTCTGATCTTAAAATTGATTGGAAAGTTGATAAACCGATCGTCTCCGAAAAAGATTTACAAGCAAAACTTTTTAAAGAAATAGAAAAAGATTTTCTCTACTAA
- a CDS encoding YeeE/YedE thiosulfate transporter family protein yields the protein MMPYFKFDYFGFDFSLVVAFIIGIGFGFALERGGFGNARILAAQFYFYNMRVLKVMFTAIVTAMLGLFYFAWLGWLDLSLVYVGDTYILPQIVGGLILGMGFVIGGYCPGTSVVSASTGRIDGLVYLLGIFFGIFVFGEMFPLLEGFYNSTNMGRVTLPGFLGLSHGMVVFLVVAMALGAFAAAQWGERKLAKKSGRGIE from the coding sequence ATGATGCCCTATTTTAAATTTGATTACTTCGGCTTCGATTTCAGTTTGGTCGTAGCATTTATTATCGGCATTGGCTTTGGCTTCGCACTTGAACGAGGCGGATTTGGAAATGCCAGAATTCTTGCCGCGCAGTTTTATTTCTATAATATGCGTGTTTTAAAAGTGATGTTCACCGCAATTGTTACCGCAATGCTTGGATTATTTTACTTCGCCTGGTTGGGCTGGCTTGATCTTTCTCTTGTTTATGTTGGCGATACTTACATACTTCCTCAAATAGTTGGCGGATTGATACTCGGGATGGGATTTGTAATCGGCGGATATTGCCCCGGCACATCTGTTGTCTCAGCTTCAACAGGAAGAATCGACGGTTTAGTTTACTTGTTAGGAATTTTCTTCGGCATCTTTGTCTTTGGAGAAATGTTCCCGCTGTTAGAAGGATTTTATAATTCGACTAACATGGGAAGAGTCACTCTTCCCGGTTTCCTTGGACTTTCACACGGAATGGTTGTTTTCTTAGTTGTTGCAATGGCATTAGGTGCTTTTGCGGCAGCTCAATGGGGAGAAAGAAAATTAGCAAAGAAAAGCGGAAGAGGTATAGAATGA
- a CDS encoding carboxymuconolactone decarboxylase family protein, with translation MSTLPKRFERFLKEYPEVAVAYEMLGDAIHKEGSLTEKERTLVKLAISAGAKMEGAVHAQVRKALKAKLTKKEIRQVALLSIPTIGFPSSMAVMSWMDDILDKKKGK, from the coding sequence ATGTCAACTCTTCCCAAAAGATTTGAAAGATTTCTTAAAGAATATCCTGAGGTTGCGGTTGCATACGAAATGCTCGGGGACGCAATTCACAAAGAAGGTTCTCTTACCGAAAAGGAACGTACGTTGGTAAAACTTGCGATTTCTGCCGGAGCTAAAATGGAAGGTGCTGTTCATGCTCAGGTTAGAAAAGCTCTAAAAGCTAAACTAACAAAAAAGGAAATTCGTCAGGTTGCACTCCTTTCGATTCCAACTATTGGATTCCCATCCTCTATGGCAGTTATGAGCTGGATGGATGATATCCTAGATAAGAAGAAAGGCAAATAA
- the galE gene encoding UDP-glucose 4-epimerase GalE, whose product MKVLVTGGAGYIGSHFVKLLIDQGHQPLVVDNLLRGHIEAVPQNVLFEDIDILDTEALAHTIRTYLPEAVVHFAAYAYVGESVENPGIYYQNNVVGSLNLIRLCAENGVKNFVFSSTCSIYGNPSKVPISEDQPSNPINPYANTKLMIETILKDFEIANGMRHIALRYFNAAGANSSGSIGESHNPEPHLIPIILQAALGVRKKVSVFGNDYETKDGTCIRDYIHVSDLADAHLKSINYLNSGSESAIINLGTGKGNSVLEIIEKAKNITKKVIPFEIVGRRAGDPAVLVADNKKAKDLLNWSPKYSIEEIIQTAWRWHQNPKY is encoded by the coding sequence TTGAAAGTACTTGTTACAGGGGGCGCCGGATATATCGGTTCGCATTTTGTTAAACTCCTTATCGATCAAGGGCATCAACCTCTTGTAGTTGATAATTTGTTGCGCGGACATATTGAAGCTGTTCCTCAAAATGTTCTGTTTGAAGATATTGACATTCTAGACACAGAAGCCCTTGCTCACACAATTCGAACTTATTTACCGGAAGCGGTAGTTCATTTTGCCGCATATGCATACGTGGGAGAATCAGTCGAGAACCCAGGAATTTATTATCAAAACAATGTTGTCGGTAGTTTGAATTTGATCAGGTTATGTGCGGAGAATGGTGTTAAAAATTTTGTTTTCTCTTCCACATGTTCTATCTACGGTAATCCTTCTAAAGTACCGATATCGGAAGATCAGCCGTCGAATCCGATAAATCCATATGCAAATACTAAATTGATGATTGAAACGATATTGAAAGATTTTGAAATTGCTAACGGAATGAGACACATTGCATTGCGTTATTTCAATGCTGCGGGTGCCAATTCATCAGGTTCAATTGGAGAAAGCCACAATCCTGAACCGCATTTAATTCCGATAATATTACAAGCTGCATTAGGCGTAAGAAAAAAAGTTTCTGTCTTTGGAAATGATTACGAAACAAAAGATGGTACATGTATCCGCGATTACATTCATGTGAGCGATTTAGCGGACGCACATTTGAAATCAATAAATTATTTGAACAGCGGAAGCGAATCAGCAATAATTAATTTAGGCACAGGAAAAGGGAATTCAGTTCTTGAAATAATTGAGAAAGCAAAAAATATTACTAAAAAAGTAATTCCATTTGAAATTGTTGGAAGACGTGCCGGAGATCCGGCAGTACTTGTAGCCGATAATAAAAAAGCAAAAGATCTTTTAAATTGGTCACCAAAATATTCTATTGAAGAAATTATCCAAACAGCATGGCGCTGGCACCAAAATCCAAAATACTGA